Proteins encoded together in one Microplitis mediator isolate UGA2020A chromosome 7, iyMicMedi2.1, whole genome shotgun sequence window:
- the LOC130670963 gene encoding protein Tube yields the protein MMNSETEIRKLRPAELYSLAKTLSPDSWKILMGIITKHGSQNLPMFTKEHLDIIEFTALRQHRLAAEIFLDEWSTMGRKRPTIRELINLLVKVELFRAADYLAVNILKEEPPKRPPTGPAAPVDIFINFEDISENQNPGYQSTVLHDAQEVNYAAQLINNDNLKHIYEEAKFNNIEDVSKFPFNSKSDLMKFSTKSLPEENNVNNYKIKYGIEQEDFILPNFKELNINQVDDKTNNQKEITSNNIQDYIFPNCPQDLSICETPCSSNLTQSSVYTKENSNVTSYVSENLPLVLKEINKQEIKSNGKETNSKSNDYSLSEDYYKNLPIPILELCKR from the exons atgatgaattCAGAGACAGAAATTCGTAAATTAAGACCAGCAGAACTTTATTCCCTTGCAAAAACTTTAAGTCCAGATTCTTGGAAAATTCTTATGGGAATTATAACAAAACATGGATCACAAAATCTTCCTATGTTTACTAAGGAACATCTTGA tattattGAATTTACTGCATTGAGGCAACATCGACTGgcagctgaaatttttttagatgaatGGTCAACGATGGGACGCAAAAGACCTACGATACGagagttgataaatttattagttaaagTAGAGTTATTTAGAGCTGCTGATTATTTAGCtgttaatatattaaaagagGAACCACCAAAACGTCCACCAACTGGTCCAGCAGCACcagttgatatttttataaattttgaagatATATCAGAAAATCAAAATCCTGGTTATCAATCAACTGTTTTACATGATGCTCAAGAAGTTAATTATGCCGCACAATTAATTAACAACGATAATTTAAAACACATATATGAAGAAgcgaaatttaataatattgaagatgtgtcaaaatttccatttaatagtaaatctgatttaatgaaatttagcACAAAGAGTTTGCCTGAGgaaaataatgttaataattataaaataaaatacgggATTGAACAAGAGGACTTTATTTTACCAAATTTCaaagaattaaatataaatcaagTTGATGATAAAACAAACAATCAAAAAGAAATAACATCAAATAATATACAGGATTATATATTTCCAAATTGTCCACAAGATTTATCAATATGTGAAACACCTTGTTCTTCAAATTTAACCCAGTCTAGTGTTTatacaaaagaaaattcaaatgtaaCGTCTTATGTAAGTGAAAATTTACCATtagttttaaaagaaattaataaacaagaaataaaaagtaatggtaaagaAACAAATAGTAAATCAAACGACTATTCACTTTCTGAagattactataaaaatttaccaatACCTATTTTAGAATTATGCAAACGatga
- the LOC130670962 gene encoding rabenosyn-5, with product MAENVPILEGFLCPVCMTDLKKPCQLTKHFEEVHNDDPEILKSLKDLFGKAKKKILKQDEMPDNFSHNVPIREKQLSPDINWGPQEIGAVKSYTVYYRDIRNAKLERYSTETNKLLIRLDKLLLNLPSDPIDRKAHERTIVPWIDDKDVKLCPNCARSFHLARRKHHCRLCGAVMCHDCTEFLSLIDARKMTSPTSVDDSSISPTSSESPLTDRIIRAGIGLSKLARSPSSGSLNSILSLMNDRAGGEQYFRLCFHCKNLLDAREKLKVRQLSKPIISKFYETMRTYMEEAMRFMTMYNKMWESLSKGEMTYDLRDAQILRIKIAKVGENVDNISKKIIAIGTADIDNPPQGQALKLHQMIRASAMIFLKEQLLTIPSLPSEEEYLALQENRRQKIEERIAYERQLEIEEALKERRREYKIDNKCSQNITPIKNNETLMETSQGWTPSGAVAILPSASIEPIIEQMSNLRSYIKQAKAECKFDEVATLESNLRELQSAYFAMKQNSDG from the exons ATGGCTGAAAACGTCCCAATTCTTGAAGGATTTTTATGTCCTGTATGTATgacagatttaaaaaaaccatgTCAATTAACAAAACATTTTGAAGAAGTTCACAATGACGATCCAGAAATACTAAAATCTCTCAAag atttgtttggaaaagctaaaaaaaaaattcttaaacaaGATGAAATGCCTGATAATTTTTCTCACAATGTACCGATCCGAGAAAAACAATTGAGCCCAGATATTAATTGGGGTCCACAAGAAATTGGAGCTGTTAAATCTTACACTGTTTACTATAGAGATATTAGAAACGCTAAATTGGAAAGGTATTCAactgaaacaaataaattactgatAAGATTAGACAaactattattaaatttaccatCAGATCCAATTGATCGAAAAG CTCATGAACGTACAATTGTGCCTTGGATTGATGATAAAGATGTCAAATTATGTCCTAATTGTGCACGTAGCTTCCATTTAGCCAGAAGAAAACATCATTGCCGGTTGTGTGGTGCTGTAATGTGTCACGATTGtactgaatttttatctcttaTTGATGCtc GTAAAATGACTAGCCCAACATCAGTAGATGATTCTTCAATATCTCCTACATCATCAGAATCTCCATTAACAGATAGGATTATTCGAGCTGGAATAGGGCTTTCAAAATTAGCACGATCACCATCAAGTGGAAGTCTCAATAGTATTTTATCGCTGATGAATGATCGAGCGGGTGGTGAACAGTATTTTCGATTATGTTTTCATTGTAAAAACCTTTTAGATGCacgtgaaaaattaaaagtaagaCAGCTAAGTAAaccaattatttcaaaattttacgaaACTATGAGAACATATATGGAAGAAGCAATGCGTTTTATGACaatgtataataaaatgtgGGAATCATTAAGTAAAGGAGAAATGACTTATGATTTACGTGATGCACAAatattaagaattaaaatagCTAAAGTTGGagaaaatgttgataatataagtaaaaaaataatagctaTTGGTACTGCAGATATTGATAATCCACCACAGGGTCAGGCACTAAAACTACATCAAATGATTCGTGCATCCGCAATGATATTTCTTAAAGAACAATTATTGACTATTCCTTCACTACCGTCTGAAGAAGAGTATTTGGCTTTGCAAGAAAACCGTCGTCAGAAAATTGAAGAAAGAATAGCTTACGAAAGACAGTTGGAAATTGAAGAAGCTTTAAAAGAAAGACGTAGAGAATataaaatagataataaatGCTCACAAAATATTACaccgattaaaaataatgag ACTTTGATGGAGACTTCACAAGGTTGGACACCTTCTGGGGCTGTTGCAATACTTCCATCCGCATCAATTGAACCAATAATCGAACAAATGAGTAATTTACGATCGTACATCAAACAAGCTAAAGCAGAATGTAAATTTGATGAAGTAGCTACATTAGAAAGTAATTTACGTGAACTTCAAAGCGCTTATTTTGCAATGAAGCAAAACAGTGATGGTTAA